The Acomys russatus chromosome 3, mAcoRus1.1, whole genome shotgun sequence genome has a window encoding:
- the LOC127187036 gene encoding small kinetochore-associated protein-like: MAAPKVEAQEIAFRTPGPPTDSESPSSRKFPFENMAASSTKGWAVAVEHLLKGDQPSHPDGMASAKMVCDVQPHLLRNGGLPADAQIRATSKLPVKSKGVDGFRHFYPGGSEPDITKVTKPRQGNGQVKAAGTASRRNIKKGYKPPTKQKPEEELKDQNQLLEAVNQRLHQKLAETQRELKDLAQKVELLEKSQDNCLAILESNGLNPGSETLASQPKPTTDHADAMLLLQTLQDELKVFNETAEEQMEELEALKVKLKLKEEERIQFLKQQTLCKDQASDFTIVLEEIEQLLEM, from the coding sequence ATGGCGGCTCCCAAGGTCGAGGCACAGGAAATAGCCTTCCGTACACCAGGGCCGCCCACAGACTCGGAATCCCCCAGCTCCCGGAAGTTTCCTTTTGAAAACATGGCGGCAAGCTCTACCAAGGGCTGGGCGGTTgctgtggagcatcttttgaaaGGGGACCAGCCGAGCCACCCAGACGGGATGGCCAGTGCTAAGATGGTGTGCGATGTGCAGCCCCACTTGCTGCGGAACGGTGGCTTGCCCGCAGATGCACAAATTCGAGCTACTTCTAAACTACCTGTTAAATCTAAAGGAGTTGACGGATTTAGACATTTTTACCCGGGAGGTTCAGAGCCTGATATTACAAAAGTCACCAAACCAAGACAAGGGAACGGGCAGGTAAAGGCTGCAGGGACCGCCAGCAGGAGAAACATCAAAAAGGGCTACAAGCCACCGACTAAGCAGAAACCAGAGGAGGAACTAAAAGATCAAAACCAGCTCCTGGAGGCCGTCAACCAGCGATTACACCAGAAGCTGGCGGAGACTCAGAGAGAACTGAAGGACCTGGCGCAGAAAGTGGAACTGCTGGAGAAGTCTCAGGATAACTGCTTAGCAATTTTGGAGAGCAATGGCCTCAACCCAGGCAGCGAGACCCTGGCTTCACAGCCGAAACCCACCACTGATCACGCAGACGCCATGCTGCTGCTACAAACTTTGCAAGATGAACTGAAGGTTTTCAACGAAACTGCCGAGGAGCAGATGGAGGAGTTAGAGGCCTTGAAGGTGAAGTTGAagttgaaagaagaagaaaggatccAGTTCCTGAAACAACAAACCTTATGTAAGGACCAAGCTAGTGACTTCACAATAGTCCTGGAGGAAATAGAACAGCTTTTAGAAATGTAA